The following nucleotide sequence is from Campylobacter showae CSUNSWCD.
AGGTAGCCGCGCAGATGCGAGAAAATTTTACGACCTACGACGACAAGGGGAACGAAAAGCCGCACCCGCTCACAAAAATTTACGCCGATTTTTTGGCCGCAAAACTAAATTTGGCTAAAGCTTTAGGGTTAGGAGCAGGCAACCGCAAGGGGCTAAAAATAAGCGAAATAATCGAAATAGACGAAATGGAAAAATTATTAAATGGCTAAAATCTTAAACCTCATACCGCGCGACAAGATCATCGTGGATGCAAAACGCGTTATTGCAAAAAAACAAGCCGAATTAAAAGGCACGCCTTATTTTATCGATGAAGAGATCGCACTAAAAGCGATAAATTTTATCTCGCTATTAAAACATACCGCCGGCAAATTTGCCGATCAGCCTTTCCAGCTCTTGCCTTTTCAGATAGAGTTTATCATCGACGTAGTAGCGACTTATTCAAGAGAGGGCGGAACGCGTCGGTATAAGACGGCGCTATTATTTTTGCCGCGCAAAAACGGCAAAACCGAGCTGATTGCGGCTATTTTGCTATTTTTTCTTTTTATCGACGCCGAAAAAGGCAAAGAAATTTATTGCGCCGCCAACGAAACCGAGCAGGCAAAAATCATTTTTAACGCTACCGACTCGATGCTAAGGCGAAACCGTAGCCTAAAGGCGATGTCTACGACATACAAAAGCACGAAGACTATCGAGAAAAATGGCGATTTTTTGGATTTCGTAAAGGTCCTGACGGCAAATGCCGACACCAAAGACGGGCTAAAGCCTTACGTGTTCGTTTATGACGAGCTTCACGCCGCAAAGGACGGCGAGCTTTGGCGAGTGCTTGAAGAGGGGCAGATAAACAGAGACAACCCGCTAGCTTTTATCATCTCGACCGCGGGCTATAACCTACAAGGCGAGATGAAGCGCAAATACGACTATGCCAAACAAGTAAAAGCGGGCATCATCAAAGACGATAGCTTTTATAGTATGATCTTTGAGGCAGACCCCGAAAAATGGCAAGACGAAAGCGAATGGATAAAGGCAAATCCCGCGCTAGGGTATGGCGTTAGGCTTGAAAATTTACGAGATAGGTTCTTAAAAGCCGCTTCAAATGCCGAGGATGAAAATAGCTTTAAGACTAAGCACTTAAACATTTGGTGCAACAGCTCCGCATCCTGGATAAGAGACGACGTATGGCAGAAAAATTTTATCCCAAATTTTGACGCAAAAAGGCTAAATACCGCCGTTTCCTACGCGGGGCTTGATTTAAGCTCTACTACCGACATTACCGCCTACGTCATAATGTCGCACCTGGACGGCATTTTCCACATAACGCCGTTTTTTTGGGTACCGTTTGAAAACGCAAGCGCGCGAGCCAAAAAAGACCGCGTGCCGTATATTGACTGGATAAACAAAGGCTTTATCCGCGCCACGCAAGGGAACGTTATCGACTATGACGAGGTTCAGAGGGATATTTTAGAGATAAACGAGAGATTTAACATAAAATGTACTGCCTACGATAGGTGGAATTCTGCAAAAATCATAACAAATTTAACCAATGAGGGGCTAGAGCTTACGCCGTTTGGGCAGGGCTTTGGCTCGATGTCGGCTCCGACAAAAGATATTTTCGCGCTTGCGCTATCCAAAAAGCTAAACCACTTCGATAACCCCGTGCTTAGGTGGATGGTTTCGAACGTCGATCTGCAAATAGACTCCGCCGAAAACGTAAAGCCGGACAAGAAAAAGGCGCGTGAGCGTATAGACGGGGTCGTCGCTTTGGTAATGGCAAACGGCATCAGGCTAGTTTGCGAGGCGCAAACGTCCGAGACCAGTCCATACCTGACGGGCGACATTAGAAGCTTTTAGTCGCCTAGCGCCTCTTTGAGCGCCTTATATTTTTGCGCCATTTCATAGTTTTCAAACCAGCTTCTAATCCACGACGGGAATGGTTTATTTTCGCCATTCCAGTTGTTTATCGAATTATAACTAAGCCCCGTCATTGCTGACAGCCCTTTTTTGTCTAAATTTAGCTTTTTTAGCCAAGCCGTAAACTCCGCTCTAGTCATTTTTTAGCTTCTTTTCGATACGTTCGAGTCGCCACTCGTTTACTCCGACCCAAGCGCTCAAAATCAAAATCAAGATAAATTCTAAGCTCATTTTAGCTCCTTTGTGATATAATAACGAAAGTAAAAGATGAAAATCCCGCAACCTGCGGGCTAGTTTGAGCTTTATGATAGCAGCTTGATAAAGGCCGCTATGTAAAAAGCTATCTGTAAGATTGTTGCTACCAACCTTAAGACGTCAAACGTTTTCATCTTTTTTCCTTTCGTTTTTTATTTCAAAGGCTTTAACCCCTTTGATAATCAAATTATATCAAATAATTACTTAAAAATATCTTTTAATTACTATTGTATTATTAAATTCTGCGTTATCAGAAAGATATTACCTTGACTTCTCCCGATTCCCCCTAAAAAACC
It contains:
- a CDS encoding terminase large subunit, producing the protein MAKILNLIPRDKIIVDAKRVIAKKQAELKGTPYFIDEEIALKAINFISLLKHTAGKFADQPFQLLPFQIEFIIDVVATYSREGGTRRYKTALLFLPRKNGKTELIAAILLFFLFIDAEKGKEIYCAANETEQAKIIFNATDSMLRRNRSLKAMSTTYKSTKTIEKNGDFLDFVKVLTANADTKDGLKPYVFVYDELHAAKDGELWRVLEEGQINRDNPLAFIISTAGYNLQGEMKRKYDYAKQVKAGIIKDDSFYSMIFEADPEKWQDESEWIKANPALGYGVRLENLRDRFLKAASNAEDENSFKTKHLNIWCNSSASWIRDDVWQKNFIPNFDAKRLNTAVSYAGLDLSSTTDITAYVIMSHLDGIFHITPFFWVPFENASARAKKDRVPYIDWINKGFIRATQGNVIDYDEVQRDILEINERFNIKCTAYDRWNSAKIITNLTNEGLELTPFGQGFGSMSAPTKDIFALALSKKLNHFDNPVLRWMVSNVDLQIDSAENVKPDKKKARERIDGVVALVMANGIRLVCEAQTSETSPYLTGDIRSF